In Pseudoliparis swirei isolate HS2019 ecotype Mariana Trench chromosome 2, NWPU_hadal_v1, whole genome shotgun sequence, the following are encoded in one genomic region:
- the LOC130203386 gene encoding FAST kinase domain-containing protein 5, mitochondrial: MLGSSRLMASCVLCRRVPRLRYFPGLRKDFTKAQYVPVKQEDEMDDLEGKKEILQHQEAFRQGGYRLHYNPSSYHASVWNSATSQSQTDNDDEDEQCLSTLAPSFWQQSNHYSVSCSRHLSSSQNTLLDLAFNKGPEPERSSVSPYDRKPTPPDVKVDTRAFLKCRPGYASMTLDLTQRPHPIEWDEAVPLLQKVTVLKGSMKPSDVSQFLVELSRLHPDKMTLVRSDQRFIMLLRYSVENLRLFTQHQLLEVLQSFVWLDMPSAHTVLGLYEAELIRRANQMTLHHLLLAADLWRCIGRRVPQFLQHLYDSVRLNLGQIGVPELVQLMYIMGEGRQCSKDLIHPVEQLLMRHLQQLYPEEVGAVCLGLFKSQTSISEGAVTRIVDKAHSVVEEMSDFAIVNVLKLLRFSYLYHRAWLQALSREIPRRAHGMGVQGLMHVALACSALHYRDDNILLAIAERIPSLVPHCRSKDSCKLLWAFGTLGFLPAQSPSFYPSLTEALRRRKAEFQRYPEHLLTGLLGLSFVSQFPEDLIALALSPAFVNSALKSAQLELKKDFFTLDETVALELPQWSGPRLSCKLREEVVEMLWKFAQSDVCRKPEVLEAESALQDLLGGEQFVLKRMILPHTRSIDLEVHLDSTGQPMPVNPEPHTATPSKDNSSSKYTPHQGWESKDVGVTITEGLLSQLTNIIKPTEPLTPSAPVKPTSLHRVEPDEGGRLFDTGLDLTSDIIETLGKSRIQASAPQDSQGIVKLAIQVSGRNHYCYHSQQLLGLHAMKRRQLKLSGYRVVELSHRVWFPMLRKSRVEKLAHLHCKIYNSL; the protein is encoded by the exons ATGCTGGGGAGTTCAAG ATTGATGGCTTCCTGTGTGCTGTGTCGTCGGGTGCCCAGGCTACGCTACTTCCCAGGCCTGAGAAAGGACTTTACCAAGGCTCAGTATGTGCCTGTCAAACAAGAGGATGAGATGGATGATCTTgaggggaagaaagaaataTTGCAACACCAGGAAGCCTTTCGCCAGGGGGGGTACAGGTTGCATTACAACCCTTCCTCTTATCATGCCTCTGTGTGGAACTCAGCAACCTCCCAGAGCCAAACCgataatgatgatgaggatgaacaGTGTCTATCCACTCTCGCACCTTCCTTCTGGCAACAGAGCAATCACTACAGTGTGAGTTGTTCACGGCATCTCTCCAGCTCACAGAACACACTTCTTGATTTAGCATTCAACAAAGGCCCTGAACCTGAGAGGTCATCTGTTTCACCATACGACAGAAAACCCACACCGCCAGATGTCAAAGTAGATACACGTGCCTTCCTCAAATGTCGGCCAGGGTATGCCtccatgacccttgacctcacCCAGCGGCCTCATCCAATTGAATGGGACGAGGCCGTGCCGCTGCTCCAAAAAGTGACTGTTTTAAAAGGCAGCATGAAACCATCTGATGTGTCTCAGTTTCTTGTGGAGCTCAGTCGCTTGCACCCGGACAAGATGACATTAGTGAGGAGTGACCAGCGCTTTATCATGCTCCTCCGATATTCTGTGGAAAACCTTCGCCTCTTCACTCAACATCAGCTGCTGGAGGTGCTGCAGTCCTTTGTGTGGCTGGACATGCCCTCTGCACACACTGTACTCGGGCTGTATGAGGCTGAGCTAATCCGCCGGGCCAACCAGATGACTTTACACCATTTGCTGTTAGCTGCTGACTTGTGGCGTTGCATTGGTCGCCGGGTGCCGCAGTTCTTACAGCACCTCTATGATTCCGTCCGCCTGAATCTGGGACAGATTGGGGTCCCTGAGCTGGTGCAACTGATGTATATAATGGGAGAGGGTAGGCAGTGCTCAAAGGACTTGATCCATCCTGTCGAGCAGCTTCTCATGCGTCACTTACAGCAACTTTATCCTGAGGAAGTTGGTGCTGTTTGCTTGGGGCTATTTAAATCCCAGACTTCCATATCTGAGGGAGCAGTAACCCGTATTGTTGATAAGGCGCACTCTGTTGTGGAGGAGATGAGTGATTTTGCCATTGTGAATGTGCTGAAATTATTGCGTTTCAGCTACCTGTATCACAGGGCGTGGCTGCAGGCCCTGTCACGGGAAATTCCCCGACGGGCCCATGGGATGGGTGTCCAGGGGCTAATGCATGTGGCACTGGCCTGTTCGGCGCTCCATTACCGCGATGATAACATCCTATTGGCAATTGCGGAGAGAATTCCCTCGCTGGTGCCGCACTGCAGGAGCAAAGACTCATGTAAACTGCTGTGGGCCTTTGGCACATTAGGGTTCCTCCCAGCCCAGAGCCCCAGCTTCTATCCGAGCCTTACGGAGGCCCTGAGAAGGAGGAAAGCTGAATTCCAACGATACCCAGAGCATCTGCTTACTGGTCTTCTAGGCCTGTCCTTTGTCTCTCAGTTTCCAGAGGACCTAATCGCATTAGCTTTGAGTCCTGCTTTTGTCAACTCGGCACTGAAATCCGCACAGCTGGAGCTGAAAAAAGACTTTTTCACTTTGGATGAAACCGTGGCTCTGGAGTTGCCTCAGTGGAGTGGCCCGCGGCTAAGCTGTAAACTGAGAGAGGAGGTGGTAGAAATGCTGTGGAAGTTTGCTCAGTCGGACGTGTGCCGGAAACCAGAAGTTCTGGAGGCAGAATCTGCTCTGCAGGATCTGCTTGGAGGAGAACAGTTTGTATTGAAGAGAATGATTCTCCCTCACACTCGCTCCATCGACCTGGAAGTACATCTTGACTCCACTGGACAGCCAATGCCTGTGAACCCAGAACCCCACACAGCCACACCATCTAAAGATAACAGTTCATCCAAATATACTCCTCATCAGGGTTGGGAAAGTAAGGATGTAGGGGTAACTATAACTGAGGGACTTTTATCACAGCTAACAAATATTATAAAGCCCACGGAACCGTTAACCCCTTCTGCTCCGGTTAAGCCTACATCTCTCCACAGAGTAGAGCCTGATGAAGGTGGGAGACTGTTTGACACAGGGCTGGACCTGACCAGTGACATCATAGAAACTCTTGGCAAATCGCGTATCCAAGCCTCAGCCCCTCAGGACTCCCAAGGCATAGTCAAACTCGCGATCCAAGTTTCCGGCCGGAACCACTATTGCTACCATTCACAGCAGTTGTTGGGCCTCCATGCCATGAAGAGGAGACAGCTGAAGTTGTCTGGCTACAGGGTTGTAGAGCTTAGCCATCGGGTGTGGTTCCCCATGCTGAGGAAAAGCAGGGTTGAGAAGCTGGCACATCTGCACTGCAAAATCTACAACAGCCTGTAA